One Perognathus longimembris pacificus isolate PPM17 chromosome 13, ASM2315922v1, whole genome shotgun sequence genomic window, CCAGTGCAGGCTGCTGAGGCCAGAAATAGGGTAGTGACAAGTGCCTTGTCACACCCCTGGGCACGCAGCAGTTTAGTGGCTGAGTTGAGGAAGATCCAACCTTACAGCAGGCCTCTACATGGCTCAGGGACCCACACCACATCCGCTCTACATACCTAATCACACTGCctctgtgcacacatgcatgtgtgctgggCCTGAGGGACCATGTCTCAGGATAAGGAGTCTGGAGAGATGCTAAACTTGGGTTTGGTTTTGGCCACAGCCACACTGCGCTTGCGCAGGGGTCCACGAGTTGAGGCGAGAGTCAGGGCATCCAGCAGGCTGCGGTCCTCATCAAGCTGGCGAGCTGTACAGAGAGGCGTGGGCACTTTTATAGTGTTGCCAAACTTGGAGTAGTCCACAGAATAGCGTCCATCCTCCTCGGCTACGATGGGGACAAAGCGCTGGCCCCATAGGATCTCATCGGCTAAGTAGGAGGTGCGGGCCTGGGTGGTGATGCCTGTGGTTTCCACCACACCTTCCAGGATGACAATGATCTCCAGGTCCTGATGGTGGTGCAGGTCACTAGGTGCCAGGTCGTAGAGCGGGCTGTTGGAGTCAATGACGTGGTAGATGATGAGTGGGGCCACCAGGAAGATGCTGTTACCCCCTACACCGTTCTCCATGGGGATGTCCACTTGGTGAAGGGGCACCACCTCGCCCTCGGGGCTCGTGGTCTTGCGGACCACCTGCATGTGGATGGTGGCGCTGATGATCATGCTCTTTCGGAGGTCCCCCACTCGCAGCATGAAGCAGAGGCGGCCGTTGCGCAGGGTGATGACCGCATGCTTGCTGAAGATGAGGGTCTCTGCTCGACGGTGCGCCTGTGCAGTCTTCATGAAGATGCAGCCCAGCATGATGGCGTTGATCATGAGCCCCACGATGTTCTGCACGATGAGGATCAGGATGGCCACTGGGCACTCCTCAGTCACCATGCGCCCACCAAAACCAATGGTTACCTGGACCTCGATGGAGAAGAGGAAGGCGGATGAGAAAGAATGGATGCTGGTGACGCAAGGCACCATGCTGCCTTCGCCGGGGGCCAGGTCACCATGGGCGAAGGCGATGAGCCACCAGACCATGGCGAAGAGGAGCCAGCTGCACAGGAAGGACATGGTGAAGATGAGCAGCGTGTGTGGCCACTTGAGATCCACCAGCGTAGTGAACACGTCCTGCAGGAAGCGGCCCTGCTCCCGGATATTTTTGTGTGCCACGTTGCAGTTGCCTTTCTTGGACACAAAGCGGGCCCTCCGCTCCCGGGCCCGGTACCTGGGCTCCGTAGGGTCCTCTGCCAGCCTGGTCAGCACATACTCCTCGGGGATGATGCCCTTGCGGGACAGCATGGCTCCAGCGACCCCGGGGAAGGGCCTCCCCCATGTGGCGGGGGGCACTGCCCTGACCTGGCTTAGTGCAACACCCTGGGGTCTTCTtcacacaccccctccccacgGACCGTCTTACTTTGGAACCACTTTACTCCTGGGATGCCCCCGGCCTGAGCTTGCGCAGCTCCACCCGGGTCCCGCTTCACTTTACCCCAATCTCACACCTCAACCCACCTGCCCATTGCCTCGTGAGCCCCCTGCGGAGTCTCCCCCTGGCTATCCTGCTGAGCGATCCTCCACCGGCCGGCCACGACTGCTGGGTCTCCCCGCCCAGCCTTTCTTCTCAGTCCACCTTCTCAGAGAACTTAACACCTCCGGATCTCACCAGCTACCCAGACTCACACAACCCCCACGCTCCTCCCGCCTCACCCACTTGGGTGTCCATCTCCCGCGAGCTTGGTGACCCGGTCATGCCCCCAGCCTCTGCTCCAGGTATGCCGCCCACTCCCCAGCCCGCCTCTCTCCCCCGGCGCCCCGGCCGCCCTCCGGAGCCGCCTCCAGCTCTTGTCCTCTCGGTCTCCTTGGGATCCTGCGCCCTCCAGAGTCACCACCACCCCACGCCGCTCCACTCCGGATCCCCTCGCCCCCCGCCGACCTGGCCCAGCTCGCCCCAGTCGTGGCCTCCCCGGCTGCCCCGCCGCCCGCACGCCGGCGCCGCGGCCCCCGCCGCGcgtcccggccccgcccgccgctcgtcgccgccgccgcacctgctcctgctcctcaAGCCACGGCCGtcgcctccctgcccctcccgccCGCGTGCTCGCCGCCCGGCTGTTTTCCCCGCCTGTCTGTCGGTCCGTCGGTCGGTCCGCAGATTCCGACCTGTGCAAGGTGGGGGCAGGAGACCCGGGCGGGGGTAGGCGCCCGAGGAGCGGAGCGGGAACTCCGCGCCGCCAGGGGGAGCCCGACCTGCTCAGtagagggagagggggcgggcccAGGCgcaagccccgcccctcgccgcgctccccctccctcgccccctccccctccctcgccccccaGCTCTTCCCACTTCCCGCTCTCTCCCTGTCCCGGCTCTGCTCTCCCGCCCCTCCACgctcacctcctccctcccccgccccgccccgcccccgcctccagACCCTGGGGGTTGTCCAATCCGGATGGCCTAAAAGAGGTTCCTTCGGCTCCGACTACGAAACTAGGGCGCAGCCAGGGAGCCGTGACCTTTCTCCTATTCTGGAACCGCAGTCACCGTCGTCCCGGCTCCCCTCGGCCACTTTCCCTGTCCGCGGTTGGGTCATGAGCGCCTCTAATGCAGCCCGAGGTTCCCAGGCGAAAGACAGAGGTGGCATCACCAACCCCCGGCTGGGGGAGCTTCGGTGACCCCGGGACTTAACTGACAGCATCTTCTCTTTGGGAGACACTCAGACTTTTATATCTTAGTCTCAGATCCTTTGGGAATTTCCTGAAAGCACGGAATCCCTGTctgtttaacacacacacacacacacacacgcacgcaccttGGGGAGTGCTCAAATggtgcaattccttagaaaggcaaaaaaaaaaaaatcaaagctcagCAAGCTAAAACACAAGGAAGTGGTACTGGAAAGGGGTAGAGTGGGGTCAAGGGAAAAGGGTAGaccaatgaagagaagaaaggggtgtgtgtggaatgcagttaagaatctaatgtatatcttacaaaaataagattgagggaagggatgggtaggggaaggttgggtgagaatattgaaaggggtgacattgatcaagatgtattgtattcataaactgcttggctAAATGGCCAAAAAATGAAAGTACTAGGTTACCATGGTGATGcacactaaataaatataaaggagtacgcacacacacacacacacacacacacacacacacacaccttggtaGAGGTGATTTAATAATGATAAGCCCAGCTCTCTCCCCCATTTTAAAGAAGGTTTGAGCTACCCGACACCTACTTTATAATATTCACACAGTAGCCTGTGGGTGGCTATTTCAGAGAGTTTAGACACTGGCGGCTCCTGGCTGTTCACCTGCACAGAGATGGTGTTTCCATTGCAGGCATCAGCCTGGGATTGCCCTGTGGGTTGTGGGATGTCCAATGGCTCCATCCACTACTGAGTTTACATCCTTAGATAGGAAACTCTTGCCCTTAAATGATCATTTGCTGGAGTAGGGGTTTGAGGCAAGGGGCTAGAATGAGATAGGATTGTGGTTGTGGGCCACATGGGGGCATTTTAATATTGAGTGGGAACTTTGATACtgagttttctttcctctttcctatacCTACTTGTATCATGAGTGAACCCTGCCACAAAGCGTATCATCTTTGTATTAAGAGAGGTATAGTGCCTAAGATAGAGGAGGAAAACATGTTGCGCTAAGAAAGATCAAGGAAAGACAGTTTCTTGAAAAATCTCTGAAGCAACTGTACTTTGTTGGCCATTACAAAAGAAGATGTGTATGTGGGCttgatggttcatacctgtaatactcaGAAGCCAGAGGCATAAGAacagaaagttcaaggccagcccaggaaaagtatAAAGATCCTATCTCAGGCCTGGCattggtggcgcatgcctgtaatcctagctattcacaaggctaagatctgaggatgatatttcaaagccaacccaggcaggaaagccaaagagactcttatctttaattaacaactagaaaactgggaatggtgctgtggatcaaagtggtagagcgctagccttgaggaaaagagctctggGTTATtgaccaggcctagagttcaagccccacaaacaaaaacaaataaaaaaccccaaacatcctatctcagaaacaaaaggtTTGAGGCACGACTGGTCTAGTAATTCTgcctggctcaaatagtagaactaGGACAGTGAATAAAACAGAGGCAGATGTGAGAATCAGTTCTAGTAACAGTCAGCAGTAATGGTCCATCTATGGAGAATCCAAGTTAAAGCCGGTAAACCACCAGGATATAATGGAGGGGTTTGGGTGAGGATGACCTTGGGCATTCTCACAAGACTTCCTGTCATGCCCTGCAATTTCCTTCAATCACCTGTGGTTGGTAGGCTTGGGGAAGGGCAGACTCTTCTTTGCTCCTCCTGGGTTCTTTCTCCTAGAAGCCCACTGTGGTGGAAGCTGCTGACCTACCAGAGGCATCTCAGAGCCGGGAAGGCCAGGCTCTGGCATGGCCCTGGAACCCAGCTAGTCCCTGCCCCAGGGTGTTCAACATCTTACTCTGCTCTATCCCACACTGGCGAATACTCACCTCCCCTGAACACTacatctgtttctttctgtctcgAAACCCTTTTCTATTGCCCTTTTCCTTGATCTTCTCTCTGACCCTCTGCCTATCTAATTCCtacccacccacacccagctcAAGTCTTACTTTTCCCAGCCTGCCAGACCTTGTAGAGTTCTGCCTTGCTGGGCTCCTCTGCTCATAGCACTTCCACAACCACCTGTGCCAGACCCCTCCAGATGTGCAGGTTTTCCTTTCATTATGCAGCTTTGACTCTCAGATTCAACAGAGCTGCAGCCTTAAGACATAAAATGGggacctgggaatatggcctagtggtaaagtgctcacctcgtatacataaagccctgggttcgattcttcagcaccacatatatagaaaaagccagaagtggtgctatggctcaagtggtagaatactagccttgagcaaaaagacctgtgctcaggccctgagttcaaggcccaggactggcaaaaaaaaaaaaaagacataaaatggcAAGTTAATAAGCACCTGTTGTTTCTTGGCTGAAGGCAGGTGTGCACTCCCATTTCCTGATGCAGATAAGAGTTAGGACAAACTTGCTTTGATCCCTTGGTATCCAGACCCCTGTACCTCCCAGCTGCCA contains:
- the Kcnj11 gene encoding ATP-sensitive inward rectifier potassium channel 11, encoding MLSRKGIIPEEYVLTRLAEDPTEPRYRARERRARFVSKKGNCNVAHKNIREQGRFLQDVFTTLVDLKWPHTLLIFTMSFLCSWLLFAMVWWLIAFAHGDLAPGEGSMVPCVTSIHSFSSAFLFSIEVQVTIGFGGRMVTEECPVAILILIVQNIVGLMINAIMLGCIFMKTAQAHRRAETLIFSKHAVITLRNGRLCFMLRVGDLRKSMIISATIHMQVVRKTTSPEGEVVPLHQVDIPMENGVGGNSIFLVAPLIIYHVIDSNSPLYDLAPSDLHHHQDLEIIVILEGVVETTGITTQARTSYLADEILWGQRFVPIVAEEDGRYSVDYSKFGNTIKVPTPLCTARQLDEDRSLLDALTLASTRGPLRKRSVAVAKTKPKFSISPDSLS